A part of Thermus islandicus DSM 21543 genomic DNA contains:
- the coaD gene encoding pantetheine-phosphate adenylyltransferase has translation MHVVYPGSFDPLTNGHLDVIQRASRLFARVTVAVLENPNKRGQYLFTAEERLGIIREATAHLPNVEAATFSGLLVDFVRRVGAQAIVKGLRAVSDYEYELQMAHLNRQLLPGLETLFILSATRYSFVSSTMVKEIARYGGDVSKLVPPATLRALKAKLGR, from the coding sequence ATGCACGTGGTCTACCCGGGAAGCTTTGACCCCCTTACCAACGGCCACCTGGACGTGATCCAACGGGCGAGCCGCCTCTTCGCTAGGGTGACGGTGGCCGTGCTGGAAAACCCCAACAAGCGGGGCCAGTACCTCTTCACCGCCGAGGAGCGCCTGGGCATCATCCGCGAGGCCACCGCCCACCTGCCTAACGTGGAGGCCGCCACCTTTTCGGGGCTTTTGGTGGACTTCGTGCGGCGGGTAGGGGCCCAGGCCATCGTCAAGGGCCTCCGGGCGGTGTCCGATTACGAGTACGAGCTCCAGATGGCCCACCTGAACCGCCAGCTCCTGCCTGGCCTGGAGACCCTCTTCATCCTCTCTGCCACCCGCTACTCCTTCGTGTCCAGCACCATGGTGAAGGAGATCGCCCGCTACGGGGGGGATGTCTCCAAGCTGGTGCCCCCGGCCACCCTTCGGGCCCTCAAGGCCAAGCTGGGCCGGTAA
- a CDS encoding aldehyde dehydrogenase family protein: protein MRAFPSKYGNALEFGHLIGGEEVYEGEALERRNPSDREDLVARFPEGTKDVLRRAARKAREAFLEWSRTPAPVRGQVLFNLVKVLDREKPTLTRLMVREVGKTPKEAAGDVQEAIDTALFFASEGRRLYGQTVPSEMPHKELFTFRRPLGVVGMITAGNFPIAVPSWKLIPAVLAGNAVVWKPSDDSPALSYIFVKLFEEAGLPPGVINVVFGGGKGSTGQGMVELMDEGLFQKFAFTGSTQVGRWIGEVAGRNLIRPTLELGGKNPLVVMRDADLDLALEGAWWSAFATGGQRCTSAGNLLVDAPIYEEFKRRFLEKVEATLVGNPLLHPEVTYGPFINERLFARWQDHYRMGEGDGARLLFGRGRITRENPYPRFLGDPEAGLYGWPTVWEVRPGMRLFEEEIFGPTINLVRVDGIEEAIEVANSTPYGLSSAIYTQNRHWAYLFKVGIRAGMTSVNNATVGAEAHLPFGGVKASGNGARESGIWVLEEYTYWHAVNEEYSGRLQLAQMDTGYVRPKAPTPWGEVLG from the coding sequence ATGCGGGCATTCCCCAGCAAGTACGGCAACGCCCTCGAGTTCGGCCACCTGATCGGGGGCGAAGAGGTTTACGAGGGCGAAGCCCTGGAGCGCCGAAACCCCTCGGACCGGGAGGACCTCGTGGCCCGCTTTCCCGAGGGCACGAAGGACGTCCTCCGCCGGGCGGCACGGAAGGCCCGGGAGGCCTTCCTGGAGTGGAGCCGCACCCCGGCACCCGTGCGGGGCCAGGTGCTCTTCAACCTGGTCAAGGTCCTGGATCGGGAGAAGCCCACCCTCACCCGGCTCATGGTGCGGGAGGTGGGGAAGACCCCCAAAGAGGCGGCCGGAGACGTCCAGGAGGCCATAGACACCGCCCTCTTCTTTGCCTCCGAGGGCCGGCGGCTCTACGGCCAGACCGTGCCCAGCGAGATGCCCCATAAGGAGCTCTTCACCTTCCGGCGGCCTCTGGGCGTGGTGGGCATGATCACCGCCGGGAACTTTCCCATCGCCGTCCCGAGCTGGAAGCTCATCCCGGCGGTCCTCGCGGGCAACGCCGTGGTCTGGAAGCCCTCCGACGACTCCCCAGCCCTTTCCTACATCTTTGTCAAGCTCTTTGAGGAGGCGGGGTTGCCGCCGGGGGTGATCAACGTGGTCTTCGGGGGAGGCAAGGGCTCCACGGGCCAGGGGATGGTGGAGCTCATGGACGAGGGCCTTTTCCAGAAGTTTGCCTTCACCGGGTCCACCCAGGTGGGGCGCTGGATCGGGGAGGTGGCGGGGCGGAACCTCATCCGGCCTACCCTCGAGCTCGGCGGGAAGAACCCCTTGGTGGTGATGCGGGACGCCGATCTGGACCTGGCCCTGGAGGGGGCCTGGTGGAGCGCCTTCGCCACCGGGGGACAGCGGTGCACCTCGGCGGGGAACCTCCTGGTGGACGCTCCCATCTACGAGGAGTTCAAGCGGCGCTTCCTGGAGAAGGTGGAGGCCACCTTGGTGGGGAACCCCCTCCTCCACCCCGAGGTCACCTACGGGCCCTTCATCAACGAAAGGCTCTTCGCCCGCTGGCAGGACCACTACCGGATGGGGGAGGGGGACGGGGCGAGGCTCCTTTTTGGCCGGGGACGGATCACCCGGGAAAACCCCTACCCCCGCTTCCTGGGGGACCCGGAGGCGGGGCTTTACGGCTGGCCCACGGTCTGGGAGGTAAGGCCTGGGATGCGCCTTTTTGAGGAGGAGATCTTCGGCCCCACCATTAACCTGGTAAGGGTGGACGGCATAGAGGAGGCCATAGAGGTGGCCAACAGCACGCCCTACGGCCTCTCCAGCGCCATCTACACCCAGAACCGCCACTGGGCCTACCTCTTCAAGGTGGGGATCCGCGCTGGCATGACCAGCGTCAACAACGCCACCGTGGGGGCGGAGGCCCACCTGCCCTTTGGCGGCGTCAAGGCGAGCGGCAACGGGGCCCGGGAGTCGGGGATCTGGGTCTTGGAGGAGTACACCTACTGGCATGCGGTGAACGAGGAGTACTCCGGGAGGCTGCAGCTCGCCCAGATGGACACGGGCTACGTGCGCCCCAAGGCGCCCACGCCCTGGGGGGAGGTGTTGGGATGA
- the aroH gene encoding chorismate mutase, which yields MVRGIRGAITVEEDTPEAIHQATRELLLKMLEANGIQSHEELAAVIFTVTEDLVSAFPAEAARQIGLHRVPLLSAREVPVPGSLPRVIRVLALWNTDTPQDRVRHVYLREAVRLRPDLESAQ from the coding sequence ATGGTCCGGGGCATCAGGGGGGCCATCACCGTGGAGGAGGACACGCCCGAGGCCATTCACCAGGCCACACGGGAGTTGCTCCTGAAAATGTTAGAGGCCAACGGCATCCAAAGCCACGAAGAGCTGGCCGCCGTCATCTTCACGGTCACCGAAGATCTGGTCTCGGCCTTCCCCGCCGAGGCCGCGCGGCAAATCGGCCTCCACCGGGTGCCCCTCCTTTCAGCCCGGGAGGTGCCGGTACCCGGAAGCCTCCCCCGGGTCATCCGCGTCCTCGCCCTCTGGAACACCGACACCCCGCAGGACCGGGTGCGCCACGTGTACCTGAGGGAGGCGGTGCGGCTAAGGCCCGATCTGGAAAGCGCCCAATGA
- a CDS encoding PIG-L deacetylase family protein has product MAVFAHPDDEIGAAGTLALHARRGDRVLLVWMTRGELASHFQGVPPEETARVREGHGAHVAGLIGAEYRFLPFQDTFLTGGREEALALARLMAEFRPQAVVTWDPLDVHPDHRATHQAVLSALKLCRIPKLVGEAHREPVRLYHYPRRDLYRPTLYVDVTETEEVAEAVFGFYQGFYRWPLTLEEFRSLRRLRGREAGVRFAEAFQTEAPPAWPGLP; this is encoded by the coding sequence ATGGCGGTCTTCGCCCATCCCGACGATGAAATCGGGGCGGCGGGCACCCTGGCCCTGCACGCCAGGCGTGGGGACCGGGTCCTCCTGGTCTGGATGACCCGGGGGGAGCTGGCCAGCCATTTCCAGGGGGTTCCGCCCGAGGAGACGGCCCGGGTGCGGGAGGGACATGGGGCCCATGTGGCGGGGCTTATCGGGGCGGAATACCGCTTTCTCCCCTTCCAGGACACCTTCCTCACGGGGGGCAGGGAGGAGGCCCTGGCCCTGGCCCGGCTCATGGCCGAGTTTCGGCCCCAGGCCGTGGTCACCTGGGACCCTTTGGACGTCCACCCGGACCACCGGGCCACGCACCAAGCGGTGCTCTCTGCCCTGAAGCTTTGCCGCATCCCCAAGTTGGTCGGGGAAGCCCACCGGGAACCCGTGCGCCTTTACCACTATCCGCGGCGGGACCTCTACCGGCCCACGCTCTACGTGGACGTCACGGAGACGGAGGAGGTGGCGGAGGCGGTCTTTGGCTTTTACCAGGGATTTTACCGCTGGCCCCTTACCCTGGAGGAGTTCCGGAGCCTCCGTCGGCTTCGGGGGCGGGAAGCAGGGGTTCGCTTTGCGGAGGCGTTTCAGACGGAGGCGCCTCCGGCGTGGCCCGGGCTTCCCTAG